A stretch of the Mesorhizobium sp. Pch-S genome encodes the following:
- a CDS encoding phage tail length tape measure family protein: protein MAIEAERLLAIFEARFTSLEKSLEKARTNANKAFGDIEASGTRAEDALSKVGEKGLPGIDRASKSVAAMKGNTANLAAQLNDIGVQLAGGQSPFLIAIQQGTQINQALGPTGARGAVAALGGAFMSLLNPVGLATLAIIAGGGYAAQYFLEIISGGEKSAETLKNEAELIQRVVNKWGDALPALQAYAKEREALADKKDLEEATNIGKDNAFEKTREQVDGLRADLALLIGDLGSFAGQETQVARLQDAFSILQQRIESQTATAEDAKRVQTVLADVLSGTGVPAAGSLADEFSRLAQEIAKASAKAFEFQSQQDGRIRASTKGGPARYQSGQIDLPETAPTPDRTPNREDVFAEQDRYRERAARRGARGQRLNAGQRTDEDLRAVKDRTEALRQEAAMIGLSFQEQERRRMALDLEQEALKRLREEAARKGQKDLESIRLSPDQVAKINAVSEAYAQQAEVLRQVRERQQEAEQASGEFYDTFKNGAIDAITGARKLSDVLKELGTRFASMLLNSGFDMLFKPKSGNSSGGSFGSVFDLIGKFITGSFANGTSSAPGGLAVVGERGRELVNLPRGSQVVPNDITEKLIGGDGGGSPIYIGGPTINVDARNAQPGVGEEVRRAVKDATGNMTQLVRNALREMKVKGMKP from the coding sequence ATGGCCATCGAAGCCGAACGCCTATTGGCCATATTCGAAGCACGTTTCACGTCGCTTGAGAAGTCGCTCGAAAAGGCGCGCACGAACGCCAACAAGGCATTCGGTGACATTGAGGCATCCGGCACCAGGGCTGAAGACGCTCTGTCAAAGGTCGGCGAAAAGGGATTGCCGGGTATCGATCGAGCATCGAAGTCCGTCGCCGCAATGAAGGGAAACACCGCGAACCTTGCTGCGCAATTGAACGACATTGGCGTTCAGTTGGCGGGTGGTCAGTCGCCGTTTTTGATTGCAATCCAGCAGGGTACGCAGATCAATCAAGCTCTCGGGCCGACGGGTGCGCGCGGGGCTGTTGCGGCGTTGGGCGGTGCCTTTATGTCCCTCTTGAACCCGGTCGGCCTTGCCACCTTGGCAATCATTGCGGGTGGCGGGTATGCCGCACAGTACTTCCTCGAAATCATATCGGGCGGGGAGAAGTCGGCGGAAACGCTTAAGAACGAAGCCGAGCTAATCCAGCGCGTCGTGAACAAATGGGGCGATGCGCTACCCGCTTTGCAAGCCTACGCCAAAGAGCGCGAAGCTCTCGCCGACAAGAAGGACCTGGAAGAAGCCACCAACATCGGTAAAGACAACGCTTTCGAGAAAACACGCGAGCAGGTCGACGGATTACGAGCCGACCTAGCCCTTCTGATCGGTGACCTTGGCTCGTTCGCCGGCCAGGAAACGCAAGTTGCTCGCTTGCAGGATGCTTTCTCGATCCTGCAGCAAAGGATCGAATCCCAAACAGCGACGGCTGAAGACGCAAAGCGAGTGCAAACTGTGCTTGCCGATGTCCTGAGCGGAACCGGCGTGCCTGCTGCCGGTTCCCTTGCAGACGAATTCAGTCGGCTGGCACAGGAAATTGCGAAGGCGAGCGCAAAGGCGTTTGAATTCCAAAGTCAGCAGGATGGTAGAATTCGCGCTTCCACCAAAGGCGGACCCGCAAGGTATCAGTCAGGGCAGATCGATCTTCCCGAAACCGCTCCTACACCAGATCGAACGCCCAACCGAGAGGACGTGTTCGCCGAGCAGGATCGATATCGCGAGCGTGCGGCACGTCGTGGGGCCCGTGGCCAGCGCCTGAACGCCGGTCAGCGCACCGACGAGGATCTGCGCGCGGTAAAGGACAGGACCGAAGCTCTGCGCCAGGAAGCGGCCATGATCGGCCTATCCTTTCAGGAGCAGGAGCGCCGCCGCATGGCGCTCGATCTGGAGCAGGAAGCGCTCAAGCGACTGCGCGAGGAAGCTGCCCGCAAAGGTCAGAAGGATCTCGAATCGATCCGGCTGTCTCCCGATCAGGTTGCAAAGATCAACGCGGTGTCCGAAGCCTATGCCCAGCAGGCGGAGGTCTTGCGGCAGGTGCGCGAGCGGCAACAGGAGGCCGAGCAGGCATCGGGTGAATTCTACGACACTTTCAAGAACGGCGCGATCGATGCCATCACCGGCGCGCGGAAGCTCAGCGATGTGCTGAAGGAGCTCGGCACGCGCTTCGCCTCGATGCTGCTCAACAGCGGTTTCGACATGCTGTTCAAGCCGAAGTCCGGCAATTCGTCGGGTGGCTCATTCGGCAGCGTCTTCGATTTGATCGGCAAGTTCATCACGGGCAGCTTCGCCAACGGCACATCCTCCGCGCCGGGTGGTCTTGCGGTGGTCGGCGAGCGCGGCCGAGAACTGGTCAACCTGCCGAGGGGCAGCCAAGTCGTGCCCAACGACATCACGGAAAAGCTGATCGGTGGCGATGGTGGCGGCTCACCGATCTACATCGGCGGCCCGACCATCAACGTCGATGCGCGCAATGCCCAACCCGGCGTCGGCGAGGAAGTCAGACGGGCAGTCAAGGATGCCACCGGCAACATGACGCAACTCGTTCGCAACGCGCTGCGCGAGATGAAGGTCAAGGGCATGAAGCCATGA